The segment CTTCAGTTTCATAGCTTTCTTCAGCATTTGAAATGCTAATATTGACTGCATTTCTATATCTGCTTAACTGAGTTTACTTTTTCTTCATGGAAGATCCCGAGGAGATGAAGCAAGCTCAAGAACAAATGAGGAACAACCCCGTATCATTCTCTGGCTTGCTATCCAGAGCGCAGGGCTAGAAGTAGAGCATGAGGATACTGCAAAGGTCTATATACTCTATAATGTGATTAAGAGCAGTACTAAAGTGCCTGACACGTCATTCACTCAGAGTAATTTCCTGGGGACAAGGCGGAAACTCTTTCCCCTGCTTTTACTGTATTTTAAGCTGTAATTTGTCTGTGATGTAGAACCTTCTGAAACCTCTAGCTGAACTGGTCATGTGGCACATTAGCATATACCGCAGATTGAGACATTTTGTCCAATATGTGTATTGTTTGTTTGAATCAGTTGAATCTTAGACACCTTGCTTAGTCATCAGACCACGGCGTAGCCTGTTGTCATGCTTGTTTTTAGACTTCTTGTGGTGGTGCGACTCCTCACCTGGATGGACAAAGGGATAGCAAACTTGTGTTACAATTATGCCAGCTTCCTATCCTAGGGCAAATCGATATGGAATTTAACGGGAACAGTCAACGGATAGGTCTGTGCCGTACTCCTGTTACGGGAACAGTCATAAGGATAGGTCTGTGCCGTAATCGTACTCCTGTTTGACAAGCGCTTATAAGAATAAGAAATTGCCCAGTCGTGCCAATTTGTAGTacatactctctctctctctctctctctctctctctctccattccCTCCAAATTATCTTGACGTTCTGGCTTCTCTAAATAGACAGTGTATATCTAAATGCATAACAATAGCTaaatatctaaaaaaaatttgagtAGATCTAAGCAGGTATGAACTTGGTTCCATACTTCCATTGATGAGCTCGTATGATGTTTCACAAAAAGTAGATGGACCCTGCCAAGTTACCATTTTGCAGATGTCTTGGGTTAAGTACGACAATACACTGAGCCTCAGCTTTAGCATGGGAAGACAACACGTGTATCCTAGTCCGTGGCAGACTGGCAGTATGAAAATTGCTTATGGCCTAACCTAAAGCGACATACAGGTATTGGTGACGGATGACGTTGGTATCTTTGCTAAGTAGTATCAACAACACAAGTATCCAACGCTTTAAAAAACTGCTACTATTTAATATCATCAGTTGTGATTGCTTGGACCACCATCTTTGCATCTGTCTCGACCATAAATCGGCCAATCCCCCCTCGGTACGGAAGCAAACCCTCGCCTTAGAGCAATTCCAACTAATTCCATAAATTTTTGGCTCACTATCCTCTCAAATAAGAGTCCCTCATTCGTATTTCTCAACGCTCTTCAGTTGATCTAAATTTTTTACTTTTATCATAGACCCTACTCATCGACTCGATTTGTCAACTTTGTGGCAAAAGAAATGAGTAGAGAATAGTAGAGGATAGGCATGGACAAATTACCTAATACCCATTACTTGGACCCGAATTGCTCAAACCTGGACTCAAACTACCTGAACTTGGTCCCAAATTTGGATAGCAATTCGATTACCCAAAATTGGTTTGGGTAATAAGGGTAATATCTTCTAGTACCCAAACTACCTGAAGATGTGTATGTGTCTTTATGTTTGTGATGTGTCATGAGTTGAACAGTTGAAATTAGTGTATGATTATCTCTGAATCGCTGCTGAAATTTTGCATAAATTGTTACTAAAATTTGTACAGTTCATTATTTCCAGTAAATTCAGGTAATCTACATCGGGTACTCGAAATGGCAGTAGTGTTTCTATAGGCGAGTATTGGGTAGCAATTTTCATTACCCAAATTTTGAATTAGTGGACCTAAAAAAATAGGGTAATCCAAATGCTCGGGCTTATTAGAGGATGAGGGCCCCCTATATTTGAAGGTTCGATAGAGAGAAATGAGAGCCTCTCATCTGTTTGGTGGACAATGGAACGAGTTGGGTCAAAGAGTAAAGTTTACATTTTTGGTGTCTCAAATAAGATAGAGTTTCAATTAGCAAATCCGATTTGAGTTGCTCTTAATGAAACCTAAATGGTGGCAAAAAAATGGAGACTTAAACACATTCttaaggggtgtttggttgaaggTGGTAAAAATTTAGCAGGTACTGTAGCTCTTTtggtttatttgacaattagtgtccaaccatggactaattaggcttaaaagattcatctcgcaaatttcTAGCTGTATTTAAATTttgtaaatagtttatatttagtactctatacatgtgtccaagCATTCTATGGATAGGTGCTAAAATAACACGAATAACCAAACAATGCCCTTATCCAGCCAGACAAGGCGATGTAAAGAATACAGActcaggccctgtttggttccactaactaaaatttagctagctaaattttagtcactttagtagctaaagttccaaacacattgactaaaatgagctaaaatagtttagttccattagtcactcAATAGtagttaaaataattttagctagctaaaatttaataaggggaaccaaacagacccTCAATGGACTGCATCCTTGTACAGCCTATATAGCTCAACATTGTCGGCCCATGGGAGTCCCTTTTTTTTTGCTAATTCCGGCCTATTGGagttccctttttttttttgcgaatgtCGGCCCATTGAGAGTTCAGGCCACCAAATTACGGCACGGTCCTAGTGTAAGAAGTGGGGCCTGCTGGCAGCGACGGAAGGGCGAGGGCAAAAGAGGAATTGTGTTGAGTGAGGTGGGACTAAAACCCTAGTGGGCTGCCGGGCCTCGTATATAAACCGCACACACGTACCCGTCGCCCCTCAGAAGTTTCGGCGGCGGCGTAGGCAGCGGCGGCGTGTTCGTGATCTCAGCCCCAGGCGCGCTCGGCTCCGGTCACCCGTCGATCCACGCAACCATGGTAAGCGAGCCTCTTCCCGTCTGGTTAAGGTTCGAGCCTTTCTCGTCTGGTTAAGGTTCGTACGCGGATCTAGGCGCAAACTCTGTAGAGGTGCGGGTTCCTCGGAGCGTAGATTTGCGTGGAAAAATTGTTGATTGGAGCTTATGCCCTGAGGGCTGCCACATCGCAACCGTGATTTGTCATTCGCTGAATTAGTTGACTGCAATTCGTCGAAGAATGTAGTGACGTGCCGGGGTAATTTTGTTGCGAATCTAATCAAGATTTGTCAGCCTTGTAGCTAAAGATGTTTAGCTGTCAAATGCAATATTTGAGATGTGCTGTTAAAACTGCGGAAGTATTGATCTGagtaaaaaactaaaaactactACTTTCGAACTTACAGTTAGAGATGCTGATTACCTCCTATGCTGATTACCTGGGATTTTGCTTGGGTTTGAATTATTCATGAAGCTGGGATATGTTCTGCAAGGATGATGGTTCAAAATATACATCCTGAATCTAGTCTTGTTTTAGTTCTTGAATTGATTTAATTACTATACTGAGACTGATTTGCTGTTGAATCGCTTCTAAGTTTTCGCTCAAAACAATTTCTAGTTAACTTTTTCTTAGTGTAAATCCATTGACAGGATATTTATTCTTACTGTATTGTGCTCAGTTAGTATGGTCTTTTGATACTGTTAGACTCTTAAAATCACAGCTAGTGTTGAAGTATATCAACTCAGGTTCACTCGTTGTGCACGGTGAAATTGTTTCTGGTGGTGGTTAACATGAGTAGGTTCAATTTCATCTGATAGTAGTATATGTTGCAGTCGAGGAGGAAGACCAGGGAGCCCAAGGAGGAGAATGTTACCCTTGGACCCACTGTCCGTGAAGGAGAGTATGTCTTTGGTGTTGCTCACATCTTTGCATCCTTCAATGACACCTTCATTGTAAgagctatatatttttttccctGTGGGTGGACATTTTCATTCCCTTCCCCAGTGTAACTGTGATATTATAATATGCAGCATGTCACTGATTTGTCTGGGAGGGAAACTCTGGTTCGGATCACTGGTACAATCCTACAACCTTGGTCCATACTTGGCCTAGATGGCAATTGTATTTAGTTTTAACCATGTTGTGCTAAACTATGTAGGTGGCATGAAGGTCAAAGCTGATCGTGATGAGTCGTCGCCTTATGCTGCTATGCTTGCTTCTCAAGATGTTGCACAGCGTTGCAAGGTATTTGTAGTGAAGTGAAGAATTTTGTTAGAGAGATTCTACTGCAATCACTCATTGTTTCATCTGTGTATCCAAAGATGATGTTTGCTTAATTAAATTGAAGCTTAGGATTATGTAAGGCTGCTTAGGTTGCTATCCAGATAAGTAATTTGTGAGTTGGTCTCCTTTCTTCAGGAGCTTGGTATCACTGCGCTGCACATTAAGCTTCGTGCCACTGGAGGCAACAAGACCAAGACCCCTGGACCTGGTGCTCAGTCTGCTCTCAGGGCCCTTGCTCGTTCTGGGATGAAAATTGGACGCATTGGTAAGAAATCTGAATCTTGCAAGGGCAAACTGTACCGGTTTGCCCAATTTCATCGATGTTGCGTCAATTATCAAATGCTTTATTGTCTCTATATGTTAATGGCAACATTTGTGTTATGTGCAGAGGATGTTACCCCGGTTCCCACTGACAGCACTCGCAGAAAGGGTGGTAGGAGGGGAAGGAGGCTGTAGGCGTCTTCTCCTTGCTATTTGCCATCTCCTGGCACTGGCCTTTGGGTAGTGTTGCTTTTGCTATGCTTGTCAATAGGAGCATATTTTGCTCTATGTCGAGGAGCAATTACTGTTAGTCGAATCTATGATGTGCATGGATAATGTTTTGGTTGAGGAATTGACATTTATGCTAAAGATGCATTTTTCACTCTATAGGACCGGGCATTTAATGCCCTGTTTTGATGAGGTGCAGCTGATTTTTGCTGTCTTGCTGATCGGAACCTGCTTTCTGATTGCGAGATTCAGCGTGTCAGGTTCTGTTATTGTGTCGAGGTTAGTTTCTAAAGATGATGTGGATGTTTGCTTGCCTGCTATGGGCCACGCAGGCGCAACGTCGACCGTAGTACAACTACAACCAGACGCGATGGTGCATGTAAGCCGCAAATAGACGTAGCATTTCTCTAATATGGCGGCTGAACCCCAATCACATGGAATGGACCATTAAGAACTCGCAACCATGAATTCTAGTTTTCCCTGCAATAGAAGATTCTCCCATATCTTCATATCTACTGCAGTACTCTCATTTTCGAACTTTGAGGTCCATTCACAGTGGTACACCGATCTCACTTAAAACAAGCCTGGCCTGTTAAAGAGCCAAGCAACCAGATCGTCTCTCCCTACATTCCATCAATGGATTGATCGATTCATTGATGTAGTAACCAGGTTTCGACCTCAGAGAGTCAGAGTTTGGATTTTCAGATTTTGGctgcttgggccttgtttaggacttgtttagttcgcaaaaattttcaagatttcccgtcacatcgaatctttggtcgtatgcatggagcattaaatatagacaaaaataaaaactaactgtacagtttacctgtaatttatgagatgaatcttttgagcctagttactccgtaattggacaatgtgtgtcaaataaaaacgaaatgctacagtagccaaaaacaaaaaaaattgcgaactaaacaaggcaaatgtaaacgaaaataaaaattaattgcacaatttagttgtaaatcatgagacaaatcttCTAAGCCTAATTAGTGCATGATTAGCTATAGTTGCTACAGTAACCAGCGTGTGCTAAGACCATTCTTAGTGGGGGTTTTATGATTCAGTTTTCAACACatttatattttggaaacagtgtagaagagtttcatctctacgaaactctctctactttcATGAATCTCTTATCACCTCTCTTTTCATTAATACGGTACCACAACAACATATTTAATGTCTATGAAACTCTAATAAAATAATATTAAGACTGGTATAATGgtagattaattagacttaataaattcgtctggCAATTttcagacgagctatgtaatttattttttgattAGTCTATGTCTAATACTTTAAATGTATGTCGGCATATCTGATATGATacccaaaaaaatttcttttcgTGAACTAAATCCTTGGTATTGAACTTCCCGTTCCATATATCGATCTATGTTCACCCACTCTCCAAATATATCCCTTTTTTGAAACACTTAAGGCGCGTCAGAACACTTTGGCAAGGAAAAAGAATCTCCGGACTTGGCTTTTGCTTTAAGAATGCATCCATGAGGACAATATTTCGTCCTTAACACTCGCATAGGGAGTACAGTAGGAGACGCCACACCTATTTTGCTAGCATTGCTAAGTTGAAACTATGCATATCTCGAAAGCACATATCGTCTTTGTGTTTTGGTTTGCAAAGTTTCCATCATACTTGCcaatgaattttttttttcttctcattGTCATCGCCCCACCAGAATTGCAAGATGGCATTGGTACTtcctttacaaaattttttagaactttgAATATCGTCATTGCATATAGTATACTAATATAGCTTGAACTATAGATTTTCTCACCGGTTTAGTCTCCTCCGCCGGCAATAACCTCTTTTGCTGCGCTCGTTGAACATGTGTCATGTTAGCCAAATGAATAAGGCGCGGTGTTCTCTCTTCTCACCAACTACTTGGACTTGTGCGCCTCCAGACTGCTGAAAATGACCGTGCAGGAGTTAACACACTATAGTGTGAATTCAGACGTTCACGTCTCTCcaactttttattttatgatataCACAAACGCGTGTGATTACCCTTCAAAGCTCTCTCCTAGGTGATGTAATCGATGTTTGATACATTCCTGTCTACCCTTTTCTGTATGATGAGTAAGCAGAGTTTGGAAAAGTAGGTGTGGTAGTCTGTAATATAACCCTTGTGATACTGTCATACTGACACAAGATCGATCGCTTCACGCATCTTCTGTAGCTTCCAACGAAATTGTTATAAATAGATTTAGCCTTGTTTGatttcccttgctaaattttagtcagataaattttagtcactttagtagttaGATTTTTAAATACATTGACTAAAaatagctaaaatagtttagtctcaCTAGtcaccaagagtagctaaaataattttagctggctaaaatttagcaagagaaaCTAAACGGAGAATGGCTAGAACAAAAGGTATATGGTCGATAATGTTGTCATGATTTTCTGAAACCTTGGCGAAAGTCAACTGCTTGAACCACTCGAATTGACATCGTCGTAGCAAAAAATGAAACCTGATGGAAAGAAAGTgaaagtttcttttttttttctagagagagagagagagagagagagtaaccTTTAGCATGAACAACATTACAATGGCCACAGAACATGTGTTCTACTAGTAGAGTACAATCTATGAACTAGGAGCTCACTACAACAGGTCATTCGATCGTTCTCAAGTCAGAGCCATGAGAATTTGTGTCTTCCAGTGGCGTCAATGGAAGCCGGACAACGCCTGAACCAGATACAACGCCTGAACCAGATTGCGCCTCGGGAGCCTGAAAGAGACATGCTACGTTCACAGAATCATCGCAAGCCTTTTTCTGTGCTGGAGAATATTTATATGGCTCCATCCTTTTGTTTTGGATTATTTGCCTCCTCTCCTGGCATTTTCTTGCCAAAACAGGTCTGTTTTCTGGGCGGAAAAGGCTCCGAAATTTGGCCTTGTTTTGTTCTGAGTTTTGAGACACAGGAGGTACTACACACAGCTGGGTTGGGTCCATGACTGTGATGGCCTGGCGTGGTCCGTGCTGTGCTAGCTAGCACAAGCGATATGTCGTCGCCGTCGTCTTCCATGGCGTTCCATGCGAGAGGAATTTGACATTTCTTGCTTTCCATTTTGCCTTAATAATACAGTATAGAAAATGAGAAGCCACATGCAGTCGTAAAGGCTGTGATAGGAACTAGGAAAGATGGTGATACTGATACAAAGCCATGActgaaaatattgttcgctgagctcaagcgaacaggttTGAGCTGTATCAACAACAGTTGTTTCAGGCTTCTTGCTGTGCACTGAGCCACTGACTGTACATTATAAACAACCACCTCCTGCTGCTGGTGTTGCCTTCCTTGTAACAACAACGAAGAACATGCCAGTTACTGTACATCGATATCGGCCTTTTCATTCTCTCTAGAAAGACAGACAGAAGTAGCATCAGGAGTAATGGAAGTTGTCTACCAATTGACCACACCTTTGCCGTGTTGATTCTCCTATGTAGTACTACGTATTAACCATTAATTATTGCAGGCAGGTCTCATTCCAAATCTGACCAAACTGTTGTGCTGTATTTAACCctactttttatctttatttattaatggTTCCTTTGCAGAGAACAAAGTGCCGGCACCACCGTGATGCATGGCAAATTGGCAATCTGCTGCTCCCATGAATCTAGAGGCACATAGGCGTAGCATCACTGTCAAGTGCCTC is part of the Sorghum bicolor cultivar BTx623 chromosome 10, Sorghum_bicolor_NCBIv3, whole genome shotgun sequence genome and harbors:
- the LOC8058398 gene encoding 40S ribosomal protein S14 isoform X2 — encoded protein: MSRRKTREPKEENVTLGPTVREGEYVFGVAHIFASFNDTFIHVTDLSGRETLVRITGGMKVKADRDESSPYAAMLASQDVAQRCKELGITALHIKLRATGGNKTKTPGPGAQSALRALARSGMKIGRIEDVTPVPTDSTRRKGGRRGRRL
- the LOC8058398 gene encoding 40S ribosomal protein S14 isoform X1: MLQSRRKTREPKEENVTLGPTVREGEYVFGVAHIFASFNDTFIHVTDLSGRETLVRITGGMKVKADRDESSPYAAMLASQDVAQRCKELGITALHIKLRATGGNKTKTPGPGAQSALRALARSGMKIGRIEDVTPVPTDSTRRKGGRRGRRL